One Nostoc punctiforme PCC 73102 DNA window includes the following coding sequences:
- a CDS encoding ABC transporter permease, with protein sequence MLTLINRLLPLLSPLIAIASALIVGAILMLIAGANPITAYSILFQESLSTYFGFGNTLTKMTPLLFASLGVLVALRAGQFNVGGEGQIYLGALGSTLIGLYVQGLPALIHIPLALLAGFFFGAVWGWIPGYLKAIRGVNEVITTLLLNYIAVNLVSYLVQNPLMATGAPSPYSPLIAKTSRLPIILPQSLAHAGILLALIAAAILWVLLVRSPLGYQITAVGFNPIAARYAHISVERTIMLVMASAGGLAGLAGSCEVMGLKYRLFEQVSPGYGFDAIAIAFLSRGSVVGVVLTSLFFAALRSGANVMQRSAGVPITVVYVIQGFMVLFIAISFAVEREIRVKTQRGAKV encoded by the coding sequence GTGCTGACACTAATTAATCGATTGCTACCCCTACTATCACCGCTCATTGCGATCGCCTCCGCGCTCATCGTCGGTGCTATCCTCATGCTAATTGCTGGGGCAAATCCCATCACCGCATATAGCATCTTATTTCAAGAATCTCTCTCTACCTACTTTGGATTTGGTAACACCCTCACCAAAATGACACCGCTATTGTTCGCTAGTTTAGGCGTATTAGTGGCGTTGCGGGCTGGGCAATTTAATGTCGGTGGTGAAGGACAAATTTATCTGGGTGCGTTGGGAAGTACTTTAATTGGGTTATATGTGCAAGGATTACCTGCGCTGATTCATATCCCCTTAGCACTTTTGGCAGGATTTTTCTTTGGTGCAGTTTGGGGTTGGATTCCTGGTTATCTCAAAGCTATACGCGGAGTGAATGAGGTAATTACTACATTGTTGCTCAACTATATCGCAGTGAATTTAGTTAGCTACCTCGTCCAAAATCCATTAATGGCAACAGGTGCGCCTAGTCCTTATTCACCATTAATTGCTAAAACATCGCGTTTGCCGATTATCTTACCGCAAAGCCTCGCCCATGCTGGGATTTTATTAGCTTTAATTGCCGCAGCTATTTTATGGGTATTGTTAGTGCGATCGCCTCTAGGTTATCAAATTACGGCAGTGGGATTTAACCCGATTGCCGCCCGTTATGCCCATATATCTGTTGAACGTACCATTATGCTGGTGATGGCTTCTGCGGGTGGTTTAGCTGGGTTGGCTGGAAGTTGTGAGGTGATGGGGTTGAAATATCGGCTATTTGAACAAGTTTCACCAGGTTATGGATTTGATGCCATTGCGATCGCTTTTTTAAGTCGTGGTAGTGTTGTCGGTGTAGTTTTAACTTCTTTGTTTTTCGCAGCGCTTCGCAGTGGTGCAAATGTGATGCAGCGTAGTGCAGGTGTGCCGATAACTGTGGTTTACGTAATTCAGGGGTTTATGGTGTTATTTATTGCTATCAGTTTCGCAGTCGAAAGAGAAATAAGAGTAAAAACGCAAAGGGGCGCAAAGGTTTAA
- a CDS encoding McrB family protein, with the protein MNQKNILTWGDVAYASRIATGGSKQEWEALELIWQAWEIIIYTGLATYSNKRELLLVVIRFFAIVSFYLEFFNDYYWEYYINNYSREWLKGIHIIPDYNEYIIDCVNGLCCPILPKSEPNNLLLYFVENALQQVMQVPMDSLNSDSMIFKSVWEISHQQFQLDGDIYELQRREAELISESIFLDKIINLAEIHENYNQNNEFIRDEAAIIEIFFDEDNTDLEWMKCTNHIDFQKSQEVIDATNKFIAFFSCYQIKPNFSLKHCSEIIGFNETDLKRWIRTINRKKQIILSGSPGTGKTFIAKHLAEHLIGGSDGFSELLQFHPTYSYEDFIQGIRPQSQDGQLTYPLVPGRFLKFCKEAEYHQGTCVLIIDEINRANLAQVFGELMYLLEYRNREIPLAGGNTFRIPENVRIIGTMNTADRSIANIDHALRRRFAFIELRPNYDVLRRYHQKRGFAVEGLINILQQLNQAIADKNYEIGISFFLTDNLREDMDDIWPMEIEPYLEEYFFNQLAKVDEFRWDKIKDKLWI; encoded by the coding sequence ATGAATCAAAAAAATATTCTTACTTGGGGTGATGTAGCTTACGCTTCCCGAATTGCGACTGGAGGCTCAAAGCAGGAATGGGAGGCTTTAGAACTGATTTGGCAAGCATGGGAAATAATAATCTACACCGGACTTGCAACTTATTCTAATAAACGTGAGCTTTTGCTAGTAGTTATAAGATTTTTTGCTATTGTAAGTTTTTACCTGGAATTTTTTAATGATTATTATTGGGAATACTATATTAATAATTACAGTAGAGAGTGGCTTAAAGGTATTCACATAATTCCCGATTACAATGAATATATAATCGACTGTGTAAATGGTTTATGCTGTCCTATACTGCCAAAATCCGAACCAAATAATCTACTTTTGTACTTTGTCGAGAATGCTTTACAGCAAGTAATGCAAGTACCGATGGATAGCCTAAATAGTGACTCAATGATATTTAAATCTGTATGGGAAATTAGTCACCAGCAGTTTCAATTAGATGGAGATATATATGAGTTGCAGAGAAGAGAAGCTGAACTAATTAGTGAGAGTATATTTTTGGATAAGATCATAAACTTAGCCGAAATACATGAGAATTATAATCAAAACAATGAATTTATTAGAGATGAAGCTGCAATCATAGAAATATTTTTTGACGAAGATAATACAGACTTAGAATGGATGAAATGCACAAATCATATAGATTTTCAAAAATCTCAAGAAGTTATAGATGCTACTAATAAATTTATAGCTTTTTTTTCCTGTTATCAAATAAAGCCTAACTTTTCTCTGAAGCATTGTTCTGAAATAATTGGGTTTAATGAAACAGATTTAAAACGGTGGATACGTACAATTAATCGCAAAAAACAAATAATTTTAAGCGGTTCACCTGGAACAGGAAAAACCTTTATTGCTAAACACCTTGCAGAACATTTAATAGGTGGTAGTGATGGCTTCTCAGAACTTCTGCAATTTCACCCCACATACTCTTATGAAGACTTTATTCAAGGTATACGTCCTCAAAGCCAAGATGGACAATTAACATACCCTTTGGTTCCAGGCCGTTTTCTAAAATTCTGCAAAGAAGCAGAGTACCATCAAGGAACTTGCGTTTTAATTATCGATGAAATAAACCGTGCTAATCTCGCACAAGTTTTTGGCGAACTAATGTACTTACTTGAGTACCGAAATAGAGAAATTCCACTAGCTGGTGGTAACACCTTTCGCATTCCAGAAAATGTCCGCATTATTGGCACGATGAATACAGCAGATAGGTCTATTGCCAATATAGATCATGCGCTACGCCGCCGCTTTGCATTTATCGAACTTCGTCCAAATTATGATGTCCTGCGACGTTATCACCAAAAAAGAGGTTTTGCAGTAGAAGGATTAATTAATATTTTACAGCAATTAAATCAGGCGATTGCAGATAAAAATTACGAAATTGGTATTTCATTCTTCTTAACAGACAACCTACGTGAAGATATGGATGATATATGGCCTATGGAAATTGAACCATATTTAGAAGAGTACTTTTTTAATCAGCTAGCAAAAGTAGATGAGTTTCGCTGGGATAAAATAAAAGATAAACTATGGATATAA
- a CDS encoding ABC transporter permease — translation MNNLNFFSDYLIATLRLAVPLAFAALGGLYSERSGVLNIALEGMLLTGAFTSAAATFYIGNPWLGILASLIAGGLVGLLHAFLCVTLRVDQLVSGLAINLVAAGLTSFLARLVFSGSSTQQLPGIGTIMIPGLANIPLIGPLLFQQDFLVYLLFILVIFTTYILFKTSFGLTLRGVGESPKAADTAGISVTFVRYIAVVVSGCLASLGGAYLTLVQVRFFAEGMSAGKGFIAIAALIFGRWHPVGSALACLLFGATEALQLRIQALGANIPYQFLVMLPYAIALLALVGLAGKSTPPKALGTPYFGENRHSD, via the coding sequence ATGAATAATCTAAACTTCTTCTCTGATTACTTAATAGCTACTTTACGTCTAGCCGTCCCCTTAGCATTTGCAGCCCTTGGAGGATTGTACTCGGAACGATCTGGGGTGTTAAATATCGCTTTAGAAGGAATGTTGCTTACAGGCGCTTTCACTAGTGCTGCTGCGACTTTCTACATAGGCAATCCCTGGCTTGGTATCCTTGCGTCCTTAATTGCAGGGGGATTAGTCGGATTACTCCATGCTTTTTTATGTGTAACTTTGCGTGTCGATCAATTGGTATCTGGGCTAGCAATTAATCTCGTCGCAGCTGGCTTAACATCGTTTTTGGCGCGGTTAGTGTTTAGTGGCAGTAGTACGCAGCAGTTACCTGGAATTGGGACAATTATGATTCCTGGTTTAGCCAATATTCCTCTGATCGGGCCGCTACTATTTCAGCAGGATTTTTTAGTATATTTATTATTTATCTTAGTTATTTTCACTACATACATTTTATTTAAAACTAGCTTTGGATTGACATTACGAGGAGTGGGAGAATCTCCGAAAGCTGCTGACACGGCTGGAATTTCAGTAACATTTGTCCGTTATATTGCAGTGGTAGTTAGTGGCTGTCTTGCGAGTTTAGGAGGTGCTTATCTAACTCTGGTACAGGTAAGATTTTTTGCCGAGGGGATGAGTGCTGGTAAAGGATTTATTGCGATCGCAGCATTAATTTTTGGCAGATGGCATCCTGTAGGTAGTGCTTTGGCTTGTTTGCTGTTTGGGGCTACAGAAGCTTTACAACTGCGAATTCAGGCATTAGGGGCAAATATCCCTTACCAATTTTTAGTCATGCTACCTTATGCGATCGC
- a CDS encoding ISAzo13-like element ISNpu10 family transposase (programmed frameshift), with protein MSDKQVVESIQDKYDSLSPYLNEKTRRIWAAIEARSLGWGGVSQVALATGLSRTTIHAGIRLLLDASGEKTSNDDSNRIRSSGAGRKLLEEKDAMLLSDLESLIEPVTLGDPESPLKWTSKSVVKLAAALNIGGHRTSPKSVYNLLESLGYSLQSNRKTRDGSSHPDRDDQFLHISNQVLHFQSQNEPVISVDNKKKELIGDFKNSGTEWCEKEQPIEVKMHDFVDPKLGKAIPYGIYDLTSNQGWVNVGIDHDTAEFAVESIRHWWYSMGKQVYPSSEHIMITADCGGSNSYRSRLWKLKLQELATDTGKTIHVCHFPPGTSKWNKIEHRLFCHITQNWRGRPLTSLQVVINLIRNTTTTQGLEVEARLDPNLYKTGIKVTDQELDTIAIERNSFHGEWNYIIKPKVVS; from the exons ATGTCTGATAAGCAGGTAGTAGAAAGCATTCAAGACAAGTACGATTCGTTATCGCCTTATTTGAATGAGAAAACACGGCGTATTTGGGCAGCAATTGAAGCCCGAAGCCTGGGCTGGGGAGGCGTGAGTCAGGTTGCGCTCGCAACTGGACTATCCCGGACTACAATCCATGCTGGGATACGGTTATTGTTAGACGCTTCGGGGGAAAAAACCTCGAATGATGATAGTAATCGAATTCGTTCGTCAGGTGCTGGACGTAAACTACTTGAAGAAAAAGACGCAATGCTGCTATCAGATTTAGAATCGCTGATTGAACCAGTGACACTGGGAGACCCAGAATCTCCTCTAAAATGGACTTCTAAAAGTGTTGTGAAACTGGCTGCGGCATTAAACATTGGGGGACATAGGACTAGTCCTAAAAGTGTTTATAACTTACTTGAATCGCTTGGCTACAGCTTACAATCAAATCGTAAAACCCGTGATGGCTCATCTCATCCAGATAGAGATGATCAGTTTTTACATATTTCCAACCAAGTCTTGCACTTTCAATCCCAGAACGAACCCGTAATTTCAGTTGATA ACAAAAAAAAAGAATTAATTGGAGATTTTAAAAATTCTGGAACCGAGTGGTGTGAAAAGGAACAGCCAATTGAGGTGAAAATGCATGATTTTGTTGACCCCAAGTTGGGCAAGGCAATTCCCTACGGAATTTATGACTTAACCTCAAATCAAGGATGGGTAAATGTTGGCATTGACCACGATACCGCAGAGTTTGCAGTCGAGTCTATTCGTCATTGGTGGTACTCAATGGGTAAACAAGTTTATCCCAGCAGTGAGCATATAATGATTACGGCTGATTGCGGTGGTAGCAATAGTTATCGCTCACGATTGTGGAAATTGAAGTTACAAGAATTAGCAACTGATACTGGTAAAACTATTCATGTGTGTCATTTTCCTCCAGGCACAAGTAAATGGAATAAGATTGAGCATCGCTTGTTTTGTCACATTACCCAAAACTGGCGAGGCAGACCATTAACTAGCTTGCAAGTTGTGATTAATCTAATTCGCAATACTACCACCACACAAGGATTAGAAGTTGAAGCTAGATTAGATCCAAATCTCTACAAAACGGGAATCAAGGTTACAGACCAAGAGCTTGATACTATCGCAATCGAACGAAATTCTTTTCATGGTGAGTGGAACTATATTATCAAACCCAAAGTAGTCAGTTAA
- a CDS encoding Uma2 family endonuclease, which yields MTQALPKTKLVTFEEFVQWKPDGGRYELHDGVIVEMTQPLGDHEEITGFLATKIPIEYDRLKLPYFIPKTALVKPPENESGYSPDVLIINRSNLVNEPLWKKESTVTQSASIPLVIEVVSTNWRTDYYTKRGVYEEVGILEYWIVDYLALAGKSFIGNSKEPTISIYSLVEGEYQVRQFRGSDRIISPTFPELNLTAEQIFQAGNTTT from the coding sequence ATGACTCAAGCTTTACCTAAAACCAAGCTAGTAACCTTTGAAGAATTTGTACAGTGGAAACCTGACGGGGGGCGATATGAACTGCATGATGGAGTAATTGTAGAAATGACACAACCATTGGGCGATCATGAAGAGATCACAGGATTTTTAGCTACAAAAATTCCAATCGAATATGACCGGCTTAAACTTCCTTACTTCATACCAAAAACAGCACTCGTAAAACCACCTGAAAATGAATCCGGTTATTCTCCAGATGTATTAATAATCAATCGCTCCAATCTCGTAAATGAACCTTTGTGGAAAAAGGAATCTACTGTTACTCAGTCCGCATCAATTCCTCTGGTGATTGAGGTAGTTAGTACCAATTGGCGTACTGACTATTATACTAAGCGTGGTGTGTATGAAGAAGTTGGTATTCTAGAGTATTGGATTGTAGATTACCTAGCTCTGGCAGGCAAATCGTTCATTGGCAATTCCAAAGAGCCTACAATATCGATTTATTCACTAGTTGAGGGCGAATACCAAGTCAGACAGTTCCGTGGGAGTGATCGCATTATCTCACCTACTTTCCCGGAATTGAATTTAACCGCCGAGCAGATTTTTCAAGCTGGAAACACTACCACATAA
- a CDS encoding BMP family protein translates to MTTNFSRREFILFSSAAFATSLVVQACSNKPTTPTATTTGGTEGFKIAIALPGTITDKGWNQSGYEGINLAKQKLGAETAYVEKVAQADQTEVLTDFARKGYNLIFAHGGQFDAAIEQVASQFPNTFFVGVNGNLKGENIASLRIDHLQASYLCGVIGASLTKSNKLAYIAGEKFPATEGELRGFELGAKSVKPNIKITSTFTGDWDDVAKAKEATLALVSSGADVIYQWLDNASAAVLQTAGEKGVYAFGNTKDQLDVAPKAVLTSAVKRLDLAIAYIAELAKQKQIKGQIYTIGLERPDILFLGKFGAIIPEAVKQKVLNAKQEIVNKKIVFEDCKEAGKDTRCVKKATT, encoded by the coding sequence ATGACAACAAACTTTAGTCGGCGTGAATTTATCTTGTTTAGTTCAGCCGCGTTTGCTACCAGCTTAGTGGTACAAGCTTGCAGTAATAAGCCGACGACACCAACAGCGACAACAACAGGTGGTACTGAAGGGTTTAAAATAGCGATCGCTCTCCCTGGTACGATTACCGACAAAGGCTGGAATCAATCTGGTTATGAAGGAATCAATCTAGCAAAACAAAAGCTAGGTGCAGAAACCGCCTATGTAGAAAAGGTAGCACAAGCAGATCAAACAGAAGTATTAACAGATTTTGCTCGTAAAGGCTACAATCTGATCTTCGCGCATGGCGGACAATTTGATGCCGCAATTGAACAAGTCGCTTCACAGTTCCCCAACACATTTTTTGTGGGAGTAAATGGTAATCTCAAGGGTGAGAATATTGCTTCTTTACGAATAGATCACCTACAAGCTAGTTATTTGTGTGGTGTTATCGGTGCTTCTCTCACTAAATCTAATAAATTAGCTTATATTGCTGGAGAGAAGTTTCCCGCTACCGAGGGAGAACTGCGGGGATTTGAATTAGGGGCAAAGTCTGTTAAACCAAATATCAAAATTACTTCTACTTTTACAGGTGATTGGGATGATGTTGCCAAAGCTAAGGAAGCAACTCTTGCCTTAGTTTCTTCCGGTGCTGATGTCATCTATCAATGGTTAGATAATGCTTCAGCCGCAGTCTTACAAACAGCAGGTGAAAAAGGAGTATATGCTTTTGGTAATACCAAAGATCAATTAGATGTTGCACCAAAAGCTGTCTTAACCAGCGCTGTCAAACGCTTAGATTTAGCCATAGCTTACATAGCAGAATTAGCCAAACAAAAACAAATCAAAGGGCAAATATATACAATTGGTTTAGAAAGACCAGATATATTATTTTTAGGGAAATTCGGAGCAATCATACCGGAAGCAGTAAAGCAAAAGGTATTGAATGCAAAACAAGAGATTGTTAATAAAAAAATCGTTTTTGAAGACTGCAAAGAGGCTGGTAAGGATACCCGCTGTGTGAAGAAAGCAACAACATAG
- a CDS encoding ABC transporter ATP-binding protein, which translates to MNYLRLNNITKRFGSFIANDNINLSVASGSIHAILGENGAGKSTLMNIISGLYQPDAGEIYLQEQPIKITSPNEAIKLGIGMIYQHFMLIPKLTVTENIILGIEKTWRLNLEDKQQKIAALSQAYGLEIDPTAKVENLSVGAQQRVEILKVLYRQAKLLILDEPTAVLTPPEVESLIAILRQLASAGNTIIFISHKLEEVMNLCDSVTVLRQGKVVATTSTEAATSQQLATLMVGREVALQLNKSPTLPGEIILSVQNLQVADERNILAVNNVSFELRAGEILGIAGVDGNGQRELADAIAFVRTIKQGKIEFTPKHSSVGYIPEDRQTMGLVLQFSIAQNLILKAFKYLPFCRRFLLQQEAIANRAQAAMQEFDIRASGKDILVSQLSGGNQQKVVLARELALTPALIIAMQPTRGLDVGATIAVQSRILTERDRGAAILYISTELEEVMAMSDRIAVIYRGEFVAILDAATAKVEEIGLLMAGGIN; encoded by the coding sequence ATGAACTATTTACGCTTAAACAATATTACTAAACGCTTTGGGTCTTTTATTGCTAACGACAATATAAATCTCTCTGTGGCATCTGGAAGCATTCATGCAATACTAGGCGAAAATGGGGCAGGGAAGAGTACTTTAATGAATATTATTAGTGGACTCTATCAACCTGATGCTGGTGAAATTTATCTCCAAGAACAACCCATCAAAATTACTTCACCAAATGAGGCAATAAAATTAGGCATTGGCATGATTTACCAACACTTCATGCTTATACCGAAATTGACTGTCACAGAAAATATCATCTTAGGGATAGAGAAAACTTGGCGGCTAAATCTAGAAGATAAACAGCAAAAAATCGCCGCCTTATCCCAAGCTTATGGATTAGAAATTGACCCTACTGCCAAAGTTGAAAATTTATCTGTTGGGGCACAACAACGGGTAGAAATTCTCAAAGTTCTCTACCGTCAAGCAAAATTGTTGATTCTTGATGAACCTACAGCAGTTTTGACACCGCCAGAAGTAGAATCATTAATTGCTATCTTGCGCCAATTGGCCTCTGCGGGCAATACAATCATTTTTATCAGTCATAAATTAGAAGAGGTAATGAATCTCTGTGATTCAGTCACAGTTTTGCGCCAGGGAAAGGTAGTAGCAACAACATCAACTGAAGCGGCGACATCTCAGCAGTTAGCAACATTAATGGTAGGACGGGAAGTAGCTTTACAGTTAAATAAAAGTCCTACATTACCAGGAGAAATCATTTTATCGGTGCAAAATTTGCAAGTTGCTGATGAAAGAAATATTCTTGCTGTGAATAATGTATCTTTTGAACTGCGGGCGGGAGAAATTTTAGGAATTGCTGGTGTCGATGGCAATGGACAGCGAGAATTAGCTGATGCCATCGCTTTTGTGCGGACTATTAAGCAGGGTAAAATTGAGTTTACGCCTAAACATTCCTCAGTAGGCTACATCCCAGAAGATAGGCAGACAATGGGATTGGTGTTGCAATTTAGTATCGCCCAAAACTTGATTTTAAAAGCTTTTAAATATCTGCCATTTTGTCGCCGTTTTTTGTTACAACAAGAAGCGATCGCTAATCGTGCCCAAGCTGCAATGCAAGAGTTTGACATTCGGGCGAGTGGGAAAGATATCTTGGTAAGTCAGCTTTCGGGAGGAAATCAACAAAAAGTGGTGTTAGCGCGAGAACTGGCGCTAACACCAGCTTTAATTATCGCTATGCAACCCACAAGGGGGTTAGATGTGGGGGCGACAATAGCCGTCCAGTCTCGAATCTTAACAGAACGCGATCGCGGTGCGGCAATTTTGTATATTTCCACTGAGTTAGAAGAAGTGATGGCGATGAGCGATCGCATTGCCGTAATCTACAGAGGTGAGTTTGTGGCTATTTTGGATGCAGCTACGGCGAAGGTGGAAGAAATTGGTTTGTTGATGGCTGGGGGAATTAATTAA